The proteins below come from a single Dermacentor albipictus isolate Rhodes 1998 colony chromosome 7, USDA_Dalb.pri_finalv2, whole genome shotgun sequence genomic window:
- the LOC135896393 gene encoding ribosomal protein S6 kinase alpha-5-like isoform X4: protein MATSETVDAAAATAGPATAPETLTVTHELKNVNLAGHGKVDMSNFELLRVLGTGAYGKVFLVRKVGGQDHGKLYAMKVLKKASIVQKQKTLEHTRTERQVLEAIRQSPFLVTLHYAFQTDAKLHLILDYVSGGELFTHLYQRDHFTESEVRIYIGEIVLALEHLHKLGIIYRDIKLENILLDSQGHIVLTDFGLSKEFLPHEKDQRAYSFCGTIEYMAPEVVRGGSTGHDFSVDWWSVGVLTYELLTGASPFTVEGERNNQAEISKRILKSQPPIPDSISGDIRDFIQKLLIKDPRKRLGGGLDDALEIKRHRFFKGLDWEDLATKRIAAPFVPKIAGELDVSNFAEEFTSMVPADSPALAPVSDDKVFKGYSYVAPSVLFSDNILTDELLGCPSESRPNISQLLAAKFKNSAFFQNYDLIAREGILGDGSYSVCRKCINKKTGLAYAVKIVSRRIDTNQEVQLLKVCQGHTNVVQFVEAFQDEAHTYIVLELLTGGELLDRIRRRARFTESEACRIFRRLVSAVHFMHSRGVVHRDLKPENLLFTDSSENATIKVVDFGFARLKPQDNQLMKTPCFTLNYAAPEVLRQASPGNAAAGYSESCDLWSLGVILYTMLSGRAPFQTPSRNASAAALMQRIREGEFSFNGPQWEPVSDQAKDVIRGLLTVEAPRRLTMAELRAHPWVHSRSSHWSASLMTPDVLSSSSSPRAAESAVRATFDAFHLATRGGFRLLDVSAAPLAQRRRLKRNSADVRSDSSVSTSSGSSFTSTSSSSSSASLSSAAAASTRSLGFVPAREDSARSVDSVFTYPETKVAAYLSTLPDVVERPSESGITDDIETMTVDLATTGLAAPSVNSSKPETPTLPATVATDSPESLQCKEARVAAFSLPTIPEAAETSDDSRAEVMASTEQALLDPEGPITRSRRKRPSPQDRTTVPASFSDDGSEKSEPNTKKSKKRSPQKSSPSRKQR, encoded by the exons CCTACGGAAAGGTGTTTCTGGTGCGCAAGGTTGGTGGCCAGGACCACGGTAAGCTGTACGCCATGAAGGTCCTCAAGAAGGCGTCCATCGTGCAAAAGCAGAAGACGCTAGAGCACACGCGCACGGAACGGCAGGTCCTTGAAGCCATCCGCCAGTCACCTTTCCTGGTGACACTCCACTACGCCTTCCAGACGGACGCGAAGCTGCATCTCATCCTTG ACTATGTCAGCGGCGGTGAGCTGTTCACGCACCTCTACCAAAGAGACCACTTCACGGAGTCCGAAGTCCGGATCTACATAGGAGAAATTGTGCTGGCTCTCGAACACTTGCACAAG CTGGGGATAATCTACCGCGACATCAAGCTGGAGAACATCCTCCTCGACAGCCAAGGACACATCGTCTTGACAGACTTCGGACTGAGCAAGGAGTTCCTTCCGCACGAGAAG GACCAGAGGGCGTACTCGTTCTGTGGCACCATTGAGTACATGGCTCCCGAAGTGGTGCGCGGTGGAAGCACGGGCCACGACTTCAGCGTCGACTGGTGGAGCGTTGGGGTGCTCACGTACGAGTTGCTCACGGGAGCATCGCCCTTCACGGTCGAGGGCGAACGGAACAACCAGGCTGAGATCTCCAA GAGGATACTAAAGAGCCAGCCACCGATACCGGACAGCATCTCTGGTGACATCAGGGACTTCATCCAGAAGCTCTTAATCAAGGACCCGAGGAAAAGGCTCGGAGGTGGGCTTGATGATGCCCTTGAAATAAAGAGACACAGGTTCTTCAAG GGCCTAGACTGGGAGGACCTCGCAACAAAAAGGATTGCAGCGCCTTTCGTTCCTAAGATTGCTGGCGAACTGGATGTGAGCAACTTTGCAGAAGAGTTCACTTCCATGGTTCCTGCCGACTCTCCAGCTCTGGCGCCCGTCAGCGATGACAAAGTGTTCAAG GGTTACTCCTACGTCGCTCCATCTGTGCTGTTCAGTGACAACATCCTCACCGACGAGCTCCTCGGTTGCCCCAGTGAGAGCCGGCCGAACATATCACAGCTGCTTGCTGCCAAGTTCAAG AACTCTGCATTCTTCCAAAACTATGACCTCATCGCACGTGAAGGAATTTTGGGTGATGGAAGCTACTCAGTCTGCAG GAAGTGCATCAACAAGAAGACGGGCCTTGCTTACGCTGTCAAAATTGTGAGTCGCCGCATCGACACCAACCAGGAAGTGCAGCTTCTCAAGGTGTGCCAGGGACACACCAACGTTGTGCAGTTTGTGGAGGCCTTCCAGGATGAG GCACACACATACATCGTTCTCGAGCTGCTGACAGGCGGGGAGCTCCTCGATAGGATACGCAGGCGGGCACGCTTTACGGAGAGCGAGGCGTGCCGCATCTTTCGTCGCCTCGTCTCCGCCGTGCACTTCATGCACTCTCGGGGCGTCGTGCATCGAGACCTCAAGCCAGAG AATCTGCTGTTCACAGACAGCTCAGAGAATGCCACCATCAAGGTGGTGGACTTTGGCTTTGCGCGGCTGAAACCTCAGGACAATCAGCTCATGAAGACACCCTGCTTCACGCTAAACTATGCTGCTCCGGAAGTCTTGAGGCAGGCCAGCCCAGGCAACGCTGCTGCAGGCTACAGCGAGTCCTGTGACCTTTGGAGCCTCGGCGTCATTCTG TACACAATGCTGTCTGGGCGGGCACCTTTTCAAACGCCAAGTCGCAACGCCAGCGCTGCCGCACTGATGCAGCGGATCCGTGAAGGCGAGTTCAGCTTCAATGGCCCCCAGTGGGAGCCTGTCTCGGACCAAGCCAAGGACGTCATCCGCGGCCTGCTCACCGTTGAAGCGCCGCGCCGTCTGACCATGGCCGAGCTCCGCGCGCATCCGTGGGTGCACTCTCGAAGTAGCCATTGGTCGGCCTCCCTCATGACACCAGACGTCCTCAGCTCATCATCCTCGCCGCGCGCTGCTGAATCGGCCGTGCGGGCAACCTTTGACGCTTTCCACCTCGCCACTCGTGGCGGTTTCCGCTTGCTTGACGTCTCGGCCGCGCCCTTGGCTCAGCGCCGGAGGCTCAAGCGCAACTCTGCAGATGTGCGGAGCGATTCTTCAGTCTCGACAAGCAGCGGGAGCTCCTTCACGTctacgtcgtcttcctcctcgtcTGCGTCGCTCAGCTCGGCCGCAGCGGCTTCGACGCGTTCGCTGGGCTTTGTGCCGGCACGCGAGGACTCAGCTCGGAGCGTGGACAGCGTCTTCACGTATCCGGAGACCAAGGTCGCAGCCTACCTTTCCACACTTCCTGATGTGGTTGAGAGGCCCAGCGAGTCCGGGATCACTGACGACATTGAGACCATGACCGTAGACCTCGCCACCACTGGACTGGCTGCACCCTCGGTCAACTCCAGCAAGCCGGAAACTCCCACTTTGCCGGCCACCGTGGCCACAGACTCGCCAGAAAGCCTGCAATGCAAAGAAGCAAGGGTTGCTGCATTCTCACTGCCAACGATACCAGAGGCAGCTGAAACGTCCGACGACAGCCGAGCCGAGGTCATGGCCAGCACAGAACAAGCACTGCTTGATCCCGAAGGGCCCATTACGCGCTCTCGGAGGAAGAGGCCCTCACCGCAAGATAGAACGACAGTTCCGGCAAGTTTTTCAGATGACGGGTCTGAAAAGAGTGAACCAAACACTAAGAAGTCAAAAAAGCGGTCGCCACAGAAGTCGTCTCCAAGCCGGAAACAACGGTAG
- the LOC135896393 gene encoding ribosomal protein S6 kinase alpha-5-like isoform X3: protein MRFEEAPWSDTRRTTGYVLRKDPVNLAGHGKVDMSNFELLRVLGTGAYGKVFLVRKVGGQDHGKLYAMKVLKKASIVQKQKTLEHTRTERQVLEAIRQSPFLVTLHYAFQTDAKLHLILDYVSGGELFTHLYQRDHFTESEVRIYIGEIVLALEHLHKLGIIYRDIKLENILLDSQGHIVLTDFGLSKEFLPHEKDQRAYSFCGTIEYMAPEVVRGGSTGHDFSVDWWSVGVLTYELLTGASPFTVEGERNNQAEISKLASPEKPEEEGSLSTDVLIRRILKSQPPIPDSISGDIRDFIQKLLIKDPRKRLGGGLDDALEIKRHRFFKGLDWEDLATKRIAAPFVPKIAGELDVSNFAEEFTSMVPADSPALAPVSDDKVFKGYSYVAPSVLFSDNILTDELLGCPSESRPNISQLLAAKFKNSAFFQNYDLIAREGILGDGSYSVCRKCINKKTGLAYAVKIVSRRIDTNQEVQLLKVCQGHTNVVQFVEAFQDEAHTYIVLELLTGGELLDRIRRRARFTESEACRIFRRLVSAVHFMHSRGVVHRDLKPENLLFTDSSENATIKVVDFGFARLKPQDNQLMKTPCFTLNYAAPEVLRQASPGNAAAGYSESCDLWSLGVILYTMLSGRAPFQTPSRNASAAALMQRIREGEFSFNGPQWEPVSDQAKDVIRGLLTVEAPRRLTMAELRAHPWVHSRSSHWSASLMTPDVLSSSSSPRAAESAVRATFDAFHLATRGGFRLLDVSAAPLAQRRRLKRNSADVRSDSSVSTSSGSSFTSTSSSSSSASLSSAAAASTRSLGFVPAREDSARSVDSVFTYPETKVAAYLSTLPDVVERPSESGITDDIETMTVDLATTGLAAPSVNSSKPETPTLPATVATDSPESLQCKEARVAAFSLPTIPEAAETSDDSRAEVMASTEQALLDPEGPITRSRRKRPSPQDRTTVPASFSDDGSEKSEPNTKKSKKRSPQKSSPSRKQR from the exons CCTACGGAAAGGTGTTTCTGGTGCGCAAGGTTGGTGGCCAGGACCACGGTAAGCTGTACGCCATGAAGGTCCTCAAGAAGGCGTCCATCGTGCAAAAGCAGAAGACGCTAGAGCACACGCGCACGGAACGGCAGGTCCTTGAAGCCATCCGCCAGTCACCTTTCCTGGTGACACTCCACTACGCCTTCCAGACGGACGCGAAGCTGCATCTCATCCTTG ACTATGTCAGCGGCGGTGAGCTGTTCACGCACCTCTACCAAAGAGACCACTTCACGGAGTCCGAAGTCCGGATCTACATAGGAGAAATTGTGCTGGCTCTCGAACACTTGCACAAG CTGGGGATAATCTACCGCGACATCAAGCTGGAGAACATCCTCCTCGACAGCCAAGGACACATCGTCTTGACAGACTTCGGACTGAGCAAGGAGTTCCTTCCGCACGAGAAG GACCAGAGGGCGTACTCGTTCTGTGGCACCATTGAGTACATGGCTCCCGAAGTGGTGCGCGGTGGAAGCACGGGCCACGACTTCAGCGTCGACTGGTGGAGCGTTGGGGTGCTCACGTACGAGTTGCTCACGGGAGCATCGCCCTTCACGGTCGAGGGCGAACGGAACAACCAGGCTGAGATCTCCAA ACTTGCGTCTCCTGAAAAACCTGAGGAAGAGGGGAGCCTTTCAACAGACGTGTTAATTAG GAGGATACTAAAGAGCCAGCCACCGATACCGGACAGCATCTCTGGTGACATCAGGGACTTCATCCAGAAGCTCTTAATCAAGGACCCGAGGAAAAGGCTCGGAGGTGGGCTTGATGATGCCCTTGAAATAAAGAGACACAGGTTCTTCAAG GGCCTAGACTGGGAGGACCTCGCAACAAAAAGGATTGCAGCGCCTTTCGTTCCTAAGATTGCTGGCGAACTGGATGTGAGCAACTTTGCAGAAGAGTTCACTTCCATGGTTCCTGCCGACTCTCCAGCTCTGGCGCCCGTCAGCGATGACAAAGTGTTCAAG GGTTACTCCTACGTCGCTCCATCTGTGCTGTTCAGTGACAACATCCTCACCGACGAGCTCCTCGGTTGCCCCAGTGAGAGCCGGCCGAACATATCACAGCTGCTTGCTGCCAAGTTCAAG AACTCTGCATTCTTCCAAAACTATGACCTCATCGCACGTGAAGGAATTTTGGGTGATGGAAGCTACTCAGTCTGCAG GAAGTGCATCAACAAGAAGACGGGCCTTGCTTACGCTGTCAAAATTGTGAGTCGCCGCATCGACACCAACCAGGAAGTGCAGCTTCTCAAGGTGTGCCAGGGACACACCAACGTTGTGCAGTTTGTGGAGGCCTTCCAGGATGAG GCACACACATACATCGTTCTCGAGCTGCTGACAGGCGGGGAGCTCCTCGATAGGATACGCAGGCGGGCACGCTTTACGGAGAGCGAGGCGTGCCGCATCTTTCGTCGCCTCGTCTCCGCCGTGCACTTCATGCACTCTCGGGGCGTCGTGCATCGAGACCTCAAGCCAGAG AATCTGCTGTTCACAGACAGCTCAGAGAATGCCACCATCAAGGTGGTGGACTTTGGCTTTGCGCGGCTGAAACCTCAGGACAATCAGCTCATGAAGACACCCTGCTTCACGCTAAACTATGCTGCTCCGGAAGTCTTGAGGCAGGCCAGCCCAGGCAACGCTGCTGCAGGCTACAGCGAGTCCTGTGACCTTTGGAGCCTCGGCGTCATTCTG TACACAATGCTGTCTGGGCGGGCACCTTTTCAAACGCCAAGTCGCAACGCCAGCGCTGCCGCACTGATGCAGCGGATCCGTGAAGGCGAGTTCAGCTTCAATGGCCCCCAGTGGGAGCCTGTCTCGGACCAAGCCAAGGACGTCATCCGCGGCCTGCTCACCGTTGAAGCGCCGCGCCGTCTGACCATGGCCGAGCTCCGCGCGCATCCGTGGGTGCACTCTCGAAGTAGCCATTGGTCGGCCTCCCTCATGACACCAGACGTCCTCAGCTCATCATCCTCGCCGCGCGCTGCTGAATCGGCCGTGCGGGCAACCTTTGACGCTTTCCACCTCGCCACTCGTGGCGGTTTCCGCTTGCTTGACGTCTCGGCCGCGCCCTTGGCTCAGCGCCGGAGGCTCAAGCGCAACTCTGCAGATGTGCGGAGCGATTCTTCAGTCTCGACAAGCAGCGGGAGCTCCTTCACGTctacgtcgtcttcctcctcgtcTGCGTCGCTCAGCTCGGCCGCAGCGGCTTCGACGCGTTCGCTGGGCTTTGTGCCGGCACGCGAGGACTCAGCTCGGAGCGTGGACAGCGTCTTCACGTATCCGGAGACCAAGGTCGCAGCCTACCTTTCCACACTTCCTGATGTGGTTGAGAGGCCCAGCGAGTCCGGGATCACTGACGACATTGAGACCATGACCGTAGACCTCGCCACCACTGGACTGGCTGCACCCTCGGTCAACTCCAGCAAGCCGGAAACTCCCACTTTGCCGGCCACCGTGGCCACAGACTCGCCAGAAAGCCTGCAATGCAAAGAAGCAAGGGTTGCTGCATTCTCACTGCCAACGATACCAGAGGCAGCTGAAACGTCCGACGACAGCCGAGCCGAGGTCATGGCCAGCACAGAACAAGCACTGCTTGATCCCGAAGGGCCCATTACGCGCTCTCGGAGGAAGAGGCCCTCACCGCAAGATAGAACGACAGTTCCGGCAAGTTTTTCAGATGACGGGTCTGAAAAGAGTGAACCAAACACTAAGAAGTCAAAAAAGCGGTCGCCACAGAAGTCGTCTCCAAGCCGGAAACAACGGTAG
- the LOC135896393 gene encoding ribosomal protein S6 kinase alpha-5-like isoform X2 — protein sequence MGALHSLPYCRKSDRRFRSTNPRPLGVNLAGHGKVDMSNFELLRVLGTGAYGKVFLVRKVGGQDHGKLYAMKVLKKASIVQKQKTLEHTRTERQVLEAIRQSPFLVTLHYAFQTDAKLHLILDYVSGGELFTHLYQRDHFTESEVRIYIGEIVLALEHLHKLGIIYRDIKLENILLDSQGHIVLTDFGLSKEFLPHEKDQRAYSFCGTIEYMAPEVVRGGSTGHDFSVDWWSVGVLTYELLTGASPFTVEGERNNQAEISKLASPEKPEEEGSLSTDVLIRRILKSQPPIPDSISGDIRDFIQKLLIKDPRKRLGGGLDDALEIKRHRFFKGLDWEDLATKRIAAPFVPKIAGELDVSNFAEEFTSMVPADSPALAPVSDDKVFKGYSYVAPSVLFSDNILTDELLGCPSESRPNISQLLAAKFKNSAFFQNYDLIAREGILGDGSYSVCRKCINKKTGLAYAVKIVSRRIDTNQEVQLLKVCQGHTNVVQFVEAFQDEAHTYIVLELLTGGELLDRIRRRARFTESEACRIFRRLVSAVHFMHSRGVVHRDLKPENLLFTDSSENATIKVVDFGFARLKPQDNQLMKTPCFTLNYAAPEVLRQASPGNAAAGYSESCDLWSLGVILYTMLSGRAPFQTPSRNASAAALMQRIREGEFSFNGPQWEPVSDQAKDVIRGLLTVEAPRRLTMAELRAHPWVHSRSSHWSASLMTPDVLSSSSSPRAAESAVRATFDAFHLATRGGFRLLDVSAAPLAQRRRLKRNSADVRSDSSVSTSSGSSFTSTSSSSSSASLSSAAAASTRSLGFVPAREDSARSVDSVFTYPETKVAAYLSTLPDVVERPSESGITDDIETMTVDLATTGLAAPSVNSSKPETPTLPATVATDSPESLQCKEARVAAFSLPTIPEAAETSDDSRAEVMASTEQALLDPEGPITRSRRKRPSPQDRTTVPASFSDDGSEKSEPNTKKSKKRSPQKSSPSRKQR from the exons CCTACGGAAAGGTGTTTCTGGTGCGCAAGGTTGGTGGCCAGGACCACGGTAAGCTGTACGCCATGAAGGTCCTCAAGAAGGCGTCCATCGTGCAAAAGCAGAAGACGCTAGAGCACACGCGCACGGAACGGCAGGTCCTTGAAGCCATCCGCCAGTCACCTTTCCTGGTGACACTCCACTACGCCTTCCAGACGGACGCGAAGCTGCATCTCATCCTTG ACTATGTCAGCGGCGGTGAGCTGTTCACGCACCTCTACCAAAGAGACCACTTCACGGAGTCCGAAGTCCGGATCTACATAGGAGAAATTGTGCTGGCTCTCGAACACTTGCACAAG CTGGGGATAATCTACCGCGACATCAAGCTGGAGAACATCCTCCTCGACAGCCAAGGACACATCGTCTTGACAGACTTCGGACTGAGCAAGGAGTTCCTTCCGCACGAGAAG GACCAGAGGGCGTACTCGTTCTGTGGCACCATTGAGTACATGGCTCCCGAAGTGGTGCGCGGTGGAAGCACGGGCCACGACTTCAGCGTCGACTGGTGGAGCGTTGGGGTGCTCACGTACGAGTTGCTCACGGGAGCATCGCCCTTCACGGTCGAGGGCGAACGGAACAACCAGGCTGAGATCTCCAA ACTTGCGTCTCCTGAAAAACCTGAGGAAGAGGGGAGCCTTTCAACAGACGTGTTAATTAG GAGGATACTAAAGAGCCAGCCACCGATACCGGACAGCATCTCTGGTGACATCAGGGACTTCATCCAGAAGCTCTTAATCAAGGACCCGAGGAAAAGGCTCGGAGGTGGGCTTGATGATGCCCTTGAAATAAAGAGACACAGGTTCTTCAAG GGCCTAGACTGGGAGGACCTCGCAACAAAAAGGATTGCAGCGCCTTTCGTTCCTAAGATTGCTGGCGAACTGGATGTGAGCAACTTTGCAGAAGAGTTCACTTCCATGGTTCCTGCCGACTCTCCAGCTCTGGCGCCCGTCAGCGATGACAAAGTGTTCAAG GGTTACTCCTACGTCGCTCCATCTGTGCTGTTCAGTGACAACATCCTCACCGACGAGCTCCTCGGTTGCCCCAGTGAGAGCCGGCCGAACATATCACAGCTGCTTGCTGCCAAGTTCAAG AACTCTGCATTCTTCCAAAACTATGACCTCATCGCACGTGAAGGAATTTTGGGTGATGGAAGCTACTCAGTCTGCAG GAAGTGCATCAACAAGAAGACGGGCCTTGCTTACGCTGTCAAAATTGTGAGTCGCCGCATCGACACCAACCAGGAAGTGCAGCTTCTCAAGGTGTGCCAGGGACACACCAACGTTGTGCAGTTTGTGGAGGCCTTCCAGGATGAG GCACACACATACATCGTTCTCGAGCTGCTGACAGGCGGGGAGCTCCTCGATAGGATACGCAGGCGGGCACGCTTTACGGAGAGCGAGGCGTGCCGCATCTTTCGTCGCCTCGTCTCCGCCGTGCACTTCATGCACTCTCGGGGCGTCGTGCATCGAGACCTCAAGCCAGAG AATCTGCTGTTCACAGACAGCTCAGAGAATGCCACCATCAAGGTGGTGGACTTTGGCTTTGCGCGGCTGAAACCTCAGGACAATCAGCTCATGAAGACACCCTGCTTCACGCTAAACTATGCTGCTCCGGAAGTCTTGAGGCAGGCCAGCCCAGGCAACGCTGCTGCAGGCTACAGCGAGTCCTGTGACCTTTGGAGCCTCGGCGTCATTCTG TACACAATGCTGTCTGGGCGGGCACCTTTTCAAACGCCAAGTCGCAACGCCAGCGCTGCCGCACTGATGCAGCGGATCCGTGAAGGCGAGTTCAGCTTCAATGGCCCCCAGTGGGAGCCTGTCTCGGACCAAGCCAAGGACGTCATCCGCGGCCTGCTCACCGTTGAAGCGCCGCGCCGTCTGACCATGGCCGAGCTCCGCGCGCATCCGTGGGTGCACTCTCGAAGTAGCCATTGGTCGGCCTCCCTCATGACACCAGACGTCCTCAGCTCATCATCCTCGCCGCGCGCTGCTGAATCGGCCGTGCGGGCAACCTTTGACGCTTTCCACCTCGCCACTCGTGGCGGTTTCCGCTTGCTTGACGTCTCGGCCGCGCCCTTGGCTCAGCGCCGGAGGCTCAAGCGCAACTCTGCAGATGTGCGGAGCGATTCTTCAGTCTCGACAAGCAGCGGGAGCTCCTTCACGTctacgtcgtcttcctcctcgtcTGCGTCGCTCAGCTCGGCCGCAGCGGCTTCGACGCGTTCGCTGGGCTTTGTGCCGGCACGCGAGGACTCAGCTCGGAGCGTGGACAGCGTCTTCACGTATCCGGAGACCAAGGTCGCAGCCTACCTTTCCACACTTCCTGATGTGGTTGAGAGGCCCAGCGAGTCCGGGATCACTGACGACATTGAGACCATGACCGTAGACCTCGCCACCACTGGACTGGCTGCACCCTCGGTCAACTCCAGCAAGCCGGAAACTCCCACTTTGCCGGCCACCGTGGCCACAGACTCGCCAGAAAGCCTGCAATGCAAAGAAGCAAGGGTTGCTGCATTCTCACTGCCAACGATACCAGAGGCAGCTGAAACGTCCGACGACAGCCGAGCCGAGGTCATGGCCAGCACAGAACAAGCACTGCTTGATCCCGAAGGGCCCATTACGCGCTCTCGGAGGAAGAGGCCCTCACCGCAAGATAGAACGACAGTTCCGGCAAGTTTTTCAGATGACGGGTCTGAAAAGAGTGAACCAAACACTAAGAAGTCAAAAAAGCGGTCGCCACAGAAGTCGTCTCCAAGCCGGAAACAACGGTAG